A stretch of DNA from Mesorhizobium onobrychidis:
CCAGCCACGACTGCGCCCGCCACGCCGGGTGCTGCCCCCACGACACCGCCTGCCGATGGCGCCACGCCGGCGCCGGCGGCGCCGGCCGATAGCGCAACCGCCCCGGCAGCGCCGGCCCCGGGTGCCGCCCCGGCAGCGCCGGCCCCGGGTGCCGCCCCGGCAGCGCCGGCCCCGGGTGCCGCCCCGGCAGCGCCGGCCCCGGGTGCTGCGCCGGCCGCGCCGACAGCCGCGCCTGCGGAAACCGCACTGGCGGTCGGCCAGAAGGCGATCTTCTACGAGGAGCGCACCAGCACCGCCCAAGGGTCGGCCGAGTCCGGCAGCATCGTCTGGTCGCTGGTGCAGGAATCGCCCGGCGGCAATCTGCCGCCGGAGCCGGCAATCCGCGCCGAGGCGAGCATTCCGGGTAAGGACGTGCAGCTGCGCATGACCATCCGCCGCAACACCGACCAAACGCTTCCGGCCAGCCACATCATCGAGATGATTTTCCTGACGCCCGATGGTTTCGATGGCGGCGGCGTCGACAATATCCTGCGCGTCGCCATGAAGGGCTCTGAACAGGATGCCGGCAGCCCGCTGATCGGCATCCCGGCGAAAATCGCGGACGGCTTCTTCCTGGTCGCTCTCAACGACACCAAGGCGGACGAAGACGCCAATCTGACCCTGCTCCGGGGCCAGAACTGGATCGACGTGCCGGTGGTCTACAAGACCGGACGGCGGGCGCTGCTCACCATGGAAAAGGGCATTCCCGGCGAGAAGGTGTTCGACGAGGCGCTGAAGGCCTGGCAAACAAAGACGGCGGGCTGAGGCCGGCTAACCAGCCTAACTCCCCAACGGTTCAGAAGCCTTGGAACAGCATGTCGAGCGCGGCCACGATGTCGTCGTGATGCCTCGTCAGATTCAGCCGGCTTTCGCCCAGTTCAGTCGTTGCAACCGTGGCGATCAAATGGGTAGCCATGACCAATTTCCGCCCATTGATCTCGAAAATGGGATGAAGCTTTCGCATTGGCGATGGCGCCGTCGCGACCGGCAGAAGCGGGACGACCACCCGGGTCTTGAAATGGTCGAGCAGATCGGCCTGGACGTCGAGGAGATAGCCGCCTTCAATGCTAGCTGCGAAGGCGTCATACCGCGCCATCAGAATTGCCGATGTTCTGCCAGTGGAATGCCGTGTTTTTCGACATATTCGTTCCACGCATCTATCGTTGCGCGGTTCTCAAGCTTCCACAGCCGTGTCTTTTCGGCGGCCACTGCCTCCGCAATGCCGGCTTCGGCGGCGCGCGAGACATTCACATCGAGTCCCTTGGCTTCCTTCATGAGCTTTGAGTCGATCGACAGATTTGCCGGCTGACGAACCGCATTCATAGCTATCTTTCGCATGATACCCCCGCAGCATGCGCATAATATATGCGCATTTTCATATTGGAGCAACGGCGAAGCGTCTACCCCTCCATCTCCTCGCGCAACATCTCCAGTTCCAGCCATTCCTCCTCGAGCGCTGCCAGCGTGGCGCGCTCCTTGTCGAGGGCGGCGATGGTCTTCTGGAACGAGGCCGGATCGCGCTCGTAATAGGCCGGGTCGGCAATGTTGTTCTCCAGCCGTGAGATCGAGGCGTTCACCGCCTCGATCTTCTTCGGCAGCGATTCCAGCGCGAATTTTTGCTTGAACGAAAGTTTTTTCGCCGGGCCCTTCGGCGCAGCAGCTCCGGTCCTGGCTGCCACCGCCGCTTCGCTGATCTCGGCTTTCGGCCGCGTCCCGCGGTCGTCCAGCCTGGTGCCGCCGCGCTGCGCCAGCATGTCGGAATAGCCGCCGGCATATTCGATCCAGCGGCCACCGCCGTCCGGCGCGATCAGGCTGGTCACGGTGCGGTCTAGGAAATCGCGGTCGTGGCTGACCAGGATCACCGTACCGGCAAAACCGGCGACCAGTTCCTGCAGCAATTCCAGCGTCTCCATGTCGAGGTCGTTGGTCGGCTCATCGAGCACCAGCAGGTTCGCCGGCCGCGCCAGCACGCGGGCGAGCAGCAGCCGCGCCCGCTCGCCGCCCGAAAGCTCGCGCACCGGCGTGCGCGCCTGTTCCGGTTTGAACAGGAAATCCTTCATGTAGGAGACGACGTGGCGCTGCTCGCCATTGATGACGAGGTTCTCGCCGCGCCCGTCGGTGAGGTATTGCGCCAGTGTCTCTTGCGGATCGACCGCCTCGCGTTTCTGGTCGAGCGTAGCGATCTCCAGATTGGTGCCGAGCCGCACCGTGCCTGCGTCCGGCTTCAATTCGCCGGTCAGCATCT
This window harbors:
- a CDS encoding CcdB family protein, which produces MARYDAFAASIEGGYLLDVQADLLDHFKTRVVVPLLPVATAPSPMRKLHPIFEINGRKLVMATHLIATVATTELGESRLNLTRHHDDIVAALDMLFQGF
- a CDS encoding type II toxin-antitoxin system CcdA family antitoxin, whose product is MRKIAMNAVRQPANLSIDSKLMKEAKGLDVNVSRAAEAGIAEAVAAEKTRLWKLENRATIDAWNEYVEKHGIPLAEHRQF